The following nucleotide sequence is from Barnesiella viscericola DSM 18177.
CGTTTCGACCAACCTGCCACGGTAGGTGTCATCTACATGTTGAAACTGGGCCACATGGTCGAAGACAAGATGCACGCCCGTTCAATCGGTCCGTACTCGCTCATTACGCAACAGCCGTTGGGTGGTAAAGCTCAGTTCGGTGGTCAGCGTTTCGGAGAGATGGAGGTTTGGGCACTCGAAGCCTTCGGTGCCGCTCACGTGTTGCAAGAGATTCTGACCATCAAGTCGGACGACGTCGTAGGCCGTTCCAAAGCCTACGAGGCTATTGTCAAAGGTGAGCCCATGCCTACACCCGGTATCCCCGAGTCTTTGAACGTGCTCCTGCACGAGTTGAGAGGTCTCGGTCTTAGCGTCAACTTAGAGTAAAATAAAATCCAAACGGTCGGGCCGTCGCCTTGTGTGACGGCCGGCCAATAACTCTTTATACATTAAACATTTATGGCTTTTAGAAAAGATAACAAAATAAAGAGTAACTTTTCGAAGATTTCGATTGGTTTGGCTTCGCCCGAAGAGATTTTGGAAAATTCGAGCGGCGAGGTGCTGAAACCCGAAACCATCAACTACCGTACCTATAAACCCGAGCGGGACGGTCTTTTCTGCGAACGTATATTCGGGCCTGTCAAGGACTACGAGTGCCATTGCGGAAAATACAAACGTATCCGTTACAAAGGGATTGTCTGCGACCGATGCGGTGTCGAGGTGACCGAGAAGAAGGTGCGCCGCGAACGTATGGGTCACATCCAACTGGTGGTGCCCGTAGCCCACATCTGGTATTTCCGTTCGTTGCCCAACAAGATTGGGTATCTGTTGGGATTGCCCAGCAAGAAACTCGACGCCGTGATCTATTACGAGCGTTACATCGTGATACAACCGGGTCCTCAAACCGACCTGGCTACTTACGACCTCCTCTCCGAAGAGGAATATCTCAACATCATGGACTCGCTTCCCCGCGAGAACCAGATGCTCGAAGATACCGATCCCAACAAGTTCATCGCCAAGATGGGTGCCGAGGCTATCTATGATCTGCTGTGCCGTCTCGACCTCGACGAACTCTCCTACGAGCTGCGTCACCGCGCCAGCACCGACGGCTCGCAACAACGCAAGACCGAGGCTTTGAAACGCCTCCAAGTGGTTGAGTCGTTCCGGGCTTCCAAGGGGCGCAACCGTCCCGAGTGGATGATCTTGAAGGTGATTCCCGTGATTCCCCCCGAACTGCGTCCGTTGGTTCCCCTCGATGGTGGACGTTTCGCCACGAGCGACCTCAACGACCTCTATCGCCGGGTAATTATCCGTAACAACCGTCTGAAACGGTTGATGGAAATCAAGGCCCCCGAGGTGATTCTGCGCAACGAAAAACGTATGTTGCAAGAGGCTGTCGACTCGCTGCTCGACAACTCGCGCAAATCGAGTGCCGTGAAGACCGAGGCCAACCGTCCGTTGAAATCACTCTCCGACAGCTTGAAAGGTAAACAAGGTCGTTTCCGTCAGAACCTGCTCGGTAAACGTGTAGACTACTCGGCCCGTTCGGTTATCGTTGTAGGTCCTGAGTTGAAGATGCACGAATGCGGTCTGCCCAAGAACATGGCAGCCGAACTTTATAAACCCTTCATTATCCGCAAGCTCATCGAGCGCGGTATTGTCAAGACCGTGAAATCGGCCAAGAAGATTGTGGATCGCAAGGAGCCCGTCGTATGGGATATCCTCGAACACGTGATGAAGGGTCACCCCGTGCTGCTGAACCGTGCCCCGACGTTGCACCGTCTGGGTATCCAGGCCTTCCAGCCCAAGATGATCGAGGGTAAGGCTATCCAACTGCACCCGCTGGCATGTACGGCATTCAACGCCGACTTCGATGGTGACCAGATGGCCGTACACTTGCCCCTCGGCAACGAGGCTATTCTCGAAGCCCAATTGCTGATGCTGGGAGCCCACAACATTCTGAACCCTGCCAACGGAGCTCCTATCACCGTGCCTTCGCAGGACATGGTATTGGGTCTGTACTACATCACCAAACTGCGTCCCGGTTCGCTGGGCGAGGGCTTGAAATTCTACGGCCCCGAAGAGGCCGAGATTGCCTACAACGAAGGTAAGGTGTCGTTGCACGCTCCCGTATCGGTGGTAGTAAAAGACATCGACAAAGAAGGCAACATCATCGAGCACATGGTCGAGAATACATCGGTAGGCCGTGTACTGGTGAACCAATACGTACCCCAGGAGATCGGCTATGTCAACGAGATTCTCTCGAAGAAATCGTTGCGCGACATCATCGGTCGGGTCATTAAGGTATGCGGTGTAACCCGTTCGGCCCAGTTCCTCGACGACATCAAGAACCTGGGTTACTACATGGCCTTCAAGGGCGGTCTGTCGTTCAACCTGGGCGACGTGCTCGTACCGCCTGAAAAGGAGACATTGGTTGCCGAAGGTAACGCCGAGGTTGAGCAGATTATGAATAACTACAACATGGGTTTCATTACCTACAACGAGCGTTACAACCAGATTATCGATACCTGGACGCACGTCAACTCGCGTCTGTCCGACATCTTGATGAAGCAGCTTTCGGCCGACAATCAAGGTTTCAACTCGGTATTCATGATGCTCGACTCGGGAGCCCGTGGTTCGAAGGACCAGATTCGTCAGCTCTCCGGTATGCGTGGTCTGATGGCCAAGCCGCAGAAATCGGGTGCCGAGGGTGGTCAAATCATCGAGAACCCTATTTTGGCCAACTTCAAGGAGGGCTTGTCGGTGTTGGAGTACTTCATCTCCACGCACGGTGCTCGTAAGGGTCTTGCCGATACCGCCTTGAAGACAGCCGATGCCGGTTACCTGACCCGTCGTCTGGTCGACGTAGCCCACGACGTGATTATTCACGAGGAGGACTGCGGAACCCTGCGTGGTCTGGTTTGCACCGAAATTAAGAACAACGAAGAGGTAGTAGCCTCGCTGGGCGAGAGAATCCTGGGTCGTGTGTCGGTTCACGATGTAGTGAATCCGCTGAACAACGAGATTCTGGTTCACGCCGGCGAAGAGATCACCGAGGCTATTGCCCAGAAGATAGAAGAGTCGCCTATCGAGCAAGTCGAGATTCGTTCGGTACTCACCTGCGAATCGAAGAAAGGCGTCTGCGCCAAGTGTTACGGCCGTAACCTGGCCAACAACCGCATGGTACAGAAAGGTGAGGCTGTGGGTGTGATTGCTGCACAGTCCATCGGCGAGCCGGGTACACAGCTGACACTGCGTACGTTCCACGTCGGTGGTATCGCCTCGAACATCGCTGCCGTGTCGAGCGTGCTTTCGCGTTACGACGGTATCCTCGAAATCGAGGAGCTGCGTACCGTAGACAGTGTGTCGGACAGCGGTACCAAGGTGCAGATTGTGGTAGGACGTTTGGCCGAGATGCGTATTATCGATGCCAACACCAAGATGGTATTGATGTCGGCCAACATTCCTTACGGTTCCAAGTTGTATTTCAACAACGGCGACACCGTGAAGAAGGGCGACATGATTTGCGAGTGGGACCCCTTCAACGCCGTTATCGTTTCGGAGGTTGGCGGTAAAGTTAAGTTCGATGCCGTCGAAGAGGGTGTTACCTATCGTGTTGAATCGGAC
It contains:
- the rpoC gene encoding DNA-directed RNA polymerase subunit beta', which translates into the protein MAFRKDNKIKSNFSKISIGLASPEEILENSSGEVLKPETINYRTYKPERDGLFCERIFGPVKDYECHCGKYKRIRYKGIVCDRCGVEVTEKKVRRERMGHIQLVVPVAHIWYFRSLPNKIGYLLGLPSKKLDAVIYYERYIVIQPGPQTDLATYDLLSEEEYLNIMDSLPRENQMLEDTDPNKFIAKMGAEAIYDLLCRLDLDELSYELRHRASTDGSQQRKTEALKRLQVVESFRASKGRNRPEWMILKVIPVIPPELRPLVPLDGGRFATSDLNDLYRRVIIRNNRLKRLMEIKAPEVILRNEKRMLQEAVDSLLDNSRKSSAVKTEANRPLKSLSDSLKGKQGRFRQNLLGKRVDYSARSVIVVGPELKMHECGLPKNMAAELYKPFIIRKLIERGIVKTVKSAKKIVDRKEPVVWDILEHVMKGHPVLLNRAPTLHRLGIQAFQPKMIEGKAIQLHPLACTAFNADFDGDQMAVHLPLGNEAILEAQLLMLGAHNILNPANGAPITVPSQDMVLGLYYITKLRPGSLGEGLKFYGPEEAEIAYNEGKVSLHAPVSVVVKDIDKEGNIIEHMVENTSVGRVLVNQYVPQEIGYVNEILSKKSLRDIIGRVIKVCGVTRSAQFLDDIKNLGYYMAFKGGLSFNLGDVLVPPEKETLVAEGNAEVEQIMNNYNMGFITYNERYNQIIDTWTHVNSRLSDILMKQLSADNQGFNSVFMMLDSGARGSKDQIRQLSGMRGLMAKPQKSGAEGGQIIENPILANFKEGLSVLEYFISTHGARKGLADTALKTADAGYLTRRLVDVAHDVIIHEEDCGTLRGLVCTEIKNNEEVVASLGERILGRVSVHDVVNPLNNEILVHAGEEITEAIAQKIEESPIEQVEIRSVLTCESKKGVCAKCYGRNLANNRMVQKGEAVGVIAAQSIGEPGTQLTLRTFHVGGIASNIAAVSSVLSRYDGILEIEELRTVDSVSDSGTKVQIVVGRLAEMRIIDANTKMVLMSANIPYGSKLYFNNGDTVKKGDMICEWDPFNAVIVSEVGGKVKFDAVEEGVTYRVESDEQSGLKEKIIIESKDRTRVPSAQILDENGQVIKTYALPVGAHLMIEDGDTIKTGDVFVKIPRAVGKAGDITGGLPRVTELFEARNPSNPAVVSEIDGEVIFGKVKRGNREISVVSKTGETKKYLVPLSKQILVQENDYVRAGTPLSDGAVTPSDILAIKGPTAVQEYIVNEVQDVYRMQGVKINDKHFEVIVRQMMRKVQILDPGDTRFLEQQIVDKRDFMDENDRIWGKKVVTDPGDSQTLKAGQIVTARKLRDENSALKRKDLKLIQVRDAIPATSEQILQGITRAALQTSSFMSAASFQETTKVLNEAAINGKVDTLEGMKENVICGHLIPAGTGQREFDKLIVGSKEEFDRVFANRKNVTDFSN